A DNA window from Streptomyces bacillaris contains the following coding sequences:
- a CDS encoding FecCD family ABC transporter permease: MTTSYEERADKARPDRGPSLSKEQSAETGGAAEASDAGTATGTGAGTGEAAEAPSPGTEPGGAAEAAEAPSAEAPPAPKSPRSKAFVLTVGLSLALLAGCLLSAAIGAYSIPIGDVLGSVQHRIGLGGQPLDRVGESVLWNVRLPRVVLALLVGASLGCAGALMQGVFGNPLAEPGVIGISAGAAVGAVASIALGLTFFGNWTITVFAFIAGLATVLLVYTLSRSGGRTEVVTLILTGIAVNAFAGALIGLFIFFADNAQITQITFWQLGSLSQATWPKVLAVLPCALAGLLIAPFYARKLDLLALGERPARHLGVDVERLRITLVLVVALLTAAAVAVAGIISFVGLLVPHLLRMANGPGHRFLVPGSALGGALVLVAGDLAARTVAAPAELPLGVLTALFGSPFFFWLLRRTRRKQGGWA, translated from the coding sequence GTGACGACGTCGTACGAGGAACGGGCGGACAAGGCCCGCCCCGACCGGGGCCCGTCGCTCTCGAAGGAGCAGTCCGCGGAGACGGGCGGTGCTGCCGAAGCCTCGGACGCAGGCACAGCCACGGGCACGGGCGCAGGCACGGGCGAAGCGGCTGAAGCGCCCTCGCCCGGCACCGAGCCGGGAGGCGCAGCCGAGGCGGCCGAAGCGCCCTCCGCCGAGGCGCCCCCCGCCCCCAAGTCGCCGCGCAGCAAGGCGTTCGTGCTCACGGTCGGGCTCTCGCTCGCCCTGCTCGCCGGGTGTCTGCTCTCCGCCGCGATCGGCGCGTACTCCATCCCCATCGGGGACGTCCTCGGCTCGGTCCAGCACCGGATCGGTCTCGGCGGGCAGCCGCTGGACCGGGTCGGGGAGAGCGTCCTGTGGAACGTCCGGCTCCCCCGCGTCGTCCTGGCACTGCTCGTCGGCGCCTCGCTCGGCTGCGCGGGCGCCCTGATGCAGGGCGTGTTCGGCAACCCGCTGGCCGAGCCCGGCGTCATCGGGATCTCGGCGGGCGCGGCGGTCGGCGCGGTCGCCTCCATCGCGCTCGGGCTGACCTTCTTCGGCAACTGGACCATCACGGTCTTCGCGTTCATCGCCGGTCTCGCCACCGTGCTGCTCGTCTACACGCTCTCGCGCTCCGGCGGCCGGACCGAGGTCGTGACGCTGATCCTCACCGGTATCGCCGTCAACGCCTTCGCGGGCGCGCTGATCGGGCTGTTCATCTTCTTCGCTGACAACGCGCAGATCACCCAGATCACCTTCTGGCAGCTCGGTTCGCTCTCGCAGGCGACCTGGCCCAAGGTGCTCGCCGTGCTGCCGTGCGCGCTGGCCGGGCTGCTCATCGCCCCCTTCTACGCCCGCAAGCTGGACCTGCTGGCCCTCGGTGAGCGGCCCGCCCGCCATCTGGGCGTGGACGTGGAGCGGCTGCGGATCACGCTCGTCCTGGTCGTGGCGCTGCTGACGGCCGCCGCCGTGGCCGTGGCCGGGATCATCTCGTTCGTCGGGCTGCTCGTCCCGCATCTGCTGCGGATGGCGAACGGCCCCGGCCACCGCTTCCTGGTCCCGGGCAGCGCCCTGGGCGGTGCGCTGGTGCTGGTCGCGGGCGATCTCGCGGCCCGGACCGTGGCCGCCCCCGCCGAGCTGCCGCTCGGTGTGCTGACCGCGCTCTTCGGCAGCCCGTTCTTCTTCTGGCTGCTGCGCAGGACCCGTCGTAAGCAAGGTGGTTGGGCATGA
- a CDS encoding heme/hemin ABC transporter substrate-binding protein, translating into MRISQDHGPHQGQDAGRPVRGRAGAALTVLVALALLLTGCSGGGNDSAPKPAKGAADADRVEPLAAAPAPKLPVTVDSADGKKVTIDSTDRIVPLTGSLSEIVFTLGFGKQVVARDITATFEQAEKLPVVTRAHDVSAESVLSLKPTVVLADTTTGPAEAIDQIRSAGIPLLVVEPAKGLGDVGRRIDTVAEALGVPAAGTELKERTEARIAAVQKTIPDHADGKKPRVAFLYLRGSASVYLLGGAESGASSLLEAAGAVDAGKTSGLKKDFTAITSEALAKAAPDAILLMTKGFDSVGGMDGLVKIPGIAETPAGMDRRVVTIDDGVLLNYGPRTDRVLADIVEQLYAKGGKGQ; encoded by the coding sequence GTGCGCATCTCTCAGGACCACGGCCCCCATCAGGGCCAGGACGCCGGACGGCCGGTCCGCGGCCGGGCGGGCGCCGCCCTCACCGTCCTGGTGGCGCTCGCCCTGCTGCTGACGGGCTGCAGCGGCGGAGGCAACGATTCCGCACCGAAGCCGGCCAAGGGCGCCGCGGACGCCGACCGGGTCGAACCGCTGGCCGCCGCGCCCGCCCCGAAGCTGCCGGTGACGGTGGACTCGGCGGACGGCAAGAAGGTCACGATCGACTCCACCGACCGGATCGTGCCGCTGACCGGATCGCTGAGCGAGATCGTCTTCACCCTCGGCTTCGGCAAGCAGGTCGTCGCCCGCGACATCACCGCCACCTTCGAACAGGCCGAGAAGCTCCCGGTGGTGACCCGCGCCCATGACGTCTCGGCGGAGAGCGTGCTCTCCCTGAAGCCGACCGTCGTCCTCGCGGACACCACGACCGGCCCCGCCGAGGCGATCGACCAGATCCGCAGCGCGGGCATCCCGCTGCTCGTCGTCGAACCCGCCAAGGGGCTCGGCGATGTCGGCCGCCGGATCGACACCGTCGCCGAGGCGCTCGGCGTACCGGCCGCCGGCACCGAGCTGAAGGAGCGCACCGAGGCGCGCATCGCGGCCGTGCAGAAGACCATCCCGGACCACGCCGACGGCAAGAAGCCCCGGGTCGCCTTCCTCTATCTGCGCGGTTCGGCCTCCGTCTATCTGCTGGGCGGCGCGGAGTCGGGGGCGAGTTCGCTGCTGGAGGCGGCGGGCGCGGTCGACGCGGGCAAGACGTCCGGGCTGAAGAAGGACTTCACCGCCATCACCAGCGAGGCGCTCGCCAAGGCCGCGCCCGACGCGATCCTGCTGATGACCAAGGGGTTCGACTCGGTGGGCGGGATGGACGGTCTGGTGAAGATCCCCGGCATCGCGGAGACGCCCGCCGGAATGGACCGCCGGGTCGTCACGATCGACGACGGCGTGCTGCTGAACTACGGCCCGCGCACCGACCGGGTGCTCGCCGACATCGTCGAGCAGCTGTACGCGAAGGGCGGCAAGGGCCAGTGA
- a CDS encoding HtaA domain-containing protein translates to MLPSRSARALAVALLAVLLGAMLPATTAQAASRTVQGGRLDWGIKSSFQSYVTGPIAQGSWSLTGGAATVGGSQFRFHSANGSYDPATGAFSSAFSGGVHFTGHKKADGTNELDLVISRPTIRISGGSGTLFADMVSKERGTGKVSNRSQVPLATLGLGGINMKGGSTPIALSNVPATLTPQGATAFAGYYTAGTPLDPISLSVDTKAPAEPKPAPSEKKDEDAMKDEEKEKAEDEAKKKAEKEKAGRFEDAAVDWGVRRTFREYVTGSIGQGKWTLADGAQDGGALFRFPQGKGTYDAEKQTLDADFGGSLHFTGAHDLDLKFSAVKVAVAKGEGTLSADVTTAGTTRKNVPLITFEAKDFAPKEGLAVLTEAPATLTEDGSKAFNSMYKAGTEMDPVSLAVAVDDKAQLPPLPDLGSEPTAAAEPTAKPSAEASAEPVAAASGSGPGAGTYAAIGGGVLLLAAAGTFFALRRRKAAGTDAATPGSDAPQTS, encoded by the coding sequence ATGCTGCCGTCCAGATCCGCCCGCGCGCTCGCCGTCGCGCTCCTCGCGGTGCTGCTGGGAGCGATGCTCCCCGCCACCACCGCGCAAGCGGCCAGCCGCACGGTGCAGGGCGGACGGCTCGACTGGGGCATCAAGTCCTCCTTCCAGAGCTACGTCACCGGCCCCATCGCCCAGGGCAGTTGGAGCCTGACCGGGGGCGCCGCCACGGTCGGCGGCAGCCAGTTCCGCTTCCACTCCGCCAACGGCTCCTACGACCCGGCGACCGGCGCCTTCAGCTCGGCCTTCTCCGGCGGCGTGCACTTCACCGGCCACAAGAAGGCCGATGGCACCAACGAGCTGGACCTCGTCATCAGCCGCCCCACCATCAGGATCAGCGGCGGCAGCGGCACGCTCTTCGCCGACATGGTCAGCAAGGAGCGGGGGACCGGCAAGGTCTCCAACCGCTCCCAGGTGCCGCTGGCCACCCTCGGTCTCGGCGGGATCAACATGAAGGGCGGCTCCACGCCCATCGCCCTCAGCAACGTCCCCGCGACGCTGACCCCCCAGGGCGCCACCGCCTTCGCCGGCTACTACACCGCCGGTACGCCGCTCGACCCGATCAGCCTCTCCGTCGACACCAAGGCCCCGGCCGAGCCGAAGCCCGCCCCGTCCGAGAAGAAGGACGAGGACGCGATGAAGGACGAGGAGAAGGAGAAGGCCGAGGACGAGGCCAAGAAGAAGGCCGAGAAGGAGAAGGCGGGCCGCTTCGAGGACGCCGCCGTCGACTGGGGCGTCCGCCGCACCTTCCGCGAGTACGTCACCGGCTCCATCGGCCAGGGCAAGTGGACGCTGGCCGACGGCGCCCAGGACGGCGGGGCCCTCTTCCGCTTCCCGCAGGGCAAGGGCACGTACGACGCGGAGAAGCAGACGCTCGACGCCGACTTCGGCGGCAGCCTCCACTTCACCGGCGCCCACGACCTCGACCTGAAGTTCTCCGCCGTCAAGGTCGCCGTGGCCAAGGGCGAGGGCACCCTCTCCGCGGATGTCACGACCGCGGGAACGACCCGCAAGAACGTCCCCCTCATCACCTTCGAGGCCAAGGACTTCGCGCCCAAGGAGGGCCTCGCGGTCCTGACCGAGGCGCCCGCCACCCTCACCGAGGACGGCTCCAAGGCGTTCAACTCCATGTACAAGGCGGGCACCGAGATGGACCCCGTCTCGCTCGCCGTCGCCGTCGACGACAAGGCCCAGCTTCCTCCGCTGCCCGACCTCGGCAGCGAGCCCACGGCCGCCGCCGAGCCCACCGCGAAGCCCTCGGCCGAGGCCTCCGCCGAACCGGTCGCCGCCGCCTCCGGCTCGGGGCCGGGCGCCGGGACGTACGCCGCGATCGGGGGCGGGGTGCTGCTGCTCGCCGCGGCCGGAACGTTCTTCGCGCTGCGCCGCCGCAAGGCCGCCGGCACCGACGCCGCCACCCCGGGCTCCGACGCCCCCCAGACCTCCTGA